The DNA window GAAGACCAAGGACTTCGCCCATTTCCAGCAGCTGATGGACGACATCCTGGGCCGCGGGATCGAACGGTCCACCGTCCTGCTGGCGCTGGGCGGCGGGGTGATCGGCGACATCACCGGCTTCGCCGCCGCGTCGGCCCTGCGCGGCATCGACTTCATCCAGGTGCCGACGACGCTGCTGTCCCAGGTCGACAGCTCGGTCGGCGGCAAGACCGGCATCAACAGCCGCCACGGCAAGAACCTGATCGGCGCCTTCCACCAGCCGCGGCTGGTCATTGCCGACACCGCCACGCTCGACACCCTGCCGCGGCGCGAGGTGCTGGCCGGCTATGCCGAGGTGGTGAAGTACGGCCTGATCCGCCAGCCCGACTTCTTCGCCTGGCTGGAGCGGAACGGCCGCCGCGTGGTGGACGGCGACAGCGATGCCCGGCGCCATGCAGTGACCGTCAGCTGCCGCGCCAAGGCCGACATCGTCGGGGTGGACGAGCGCGAGAGCGGCGACCGGGCTCTGCTGAACCTGGGCCACACCTTCGGCCATGCGCTGGAGGCGGCGACCGGCTTCGGCCAGACCCTGCTGCATGGCGAGGGGGTGGCGATCGGCATGGTGCTGGCCTTCGACCTGTCGGTCCGGCTGGGGCTTTGCCCGGCGGAGGATGCGCGGCGCGCCCGCGCCCATCTGGCCGAGGTCGGGCTGCCGGTGCGCCCGGCCGACATCCCCGGCGTCGCCTGGGACGTGGACGGGCTGGTGCGGTCGATGGCCAAGGACAAGAAGGTGCAGGACGGCCGCATCACCTTCATCCTGGCCGACCGCATCGGCAACGCCTTCACCCGCCGCGACGTCGATGCCGCCGCCGTCCGCGCCGTTCTGGAGGAGGCGGTGACCCCGGCCTGATCCCAGCACCTCTCATTTGGACCTTTGCGGATAGTCAGTCTTTCGCACAATAGCGGCCCTCGCCGTTGCCCGCCCATACTCCCGGCCAAGACCGCGGCCGTCCCGCCGCGGCGCAAAACGGGAGGATGGGCGATGAAGGCGATGCTGGGCGTGTCGGCGTTGGGTGCGTTGATGGTGGCGGCGACCGCGCCGGCCATGGCGCTTGAGGTGCGCGAGCAGGCGACGATCAAGGCGCCGATCGAGCAGGTGTGGAAGCAGATCGCACCCTTCTGCGCCATCGCCGACTGGCATCCGGCCGTGGAGGGCTGCACCCTGCGCAAGACAGGCGGCATGCAGGAGCGCGACCTCGCCCTGAAGGGCGGCGGCGCCATCCAGGAGCGGCTGGTGTCCGTCTCCGCCGGTAAGCACCGCCTGCGCTATACGCTGCTGAACGGACCGCTGCCGGTGAAGAACTACAGCTCCACCATCCGGCTCGGCGCGGTGGACGCCCGCACCACCCGCGTCACCTGGTCCTCCAGCTTCGAGGCCAGCGGTGCCTCCGATGCGGAGGCGCGCAAGACCATCGCCGGCATCTACACCAGCGGCTTCGAAGGGCTGCGCAAGCGGCTTGATTCCGCACAGTAAAACCGGCGGAGGCGAAAACCAATCCGGAAACATGCATGGTTTTTAACAATCGGTTCTATTGACTATCTGCACATCAAGCTGACAGGATCGGTATGCCGCGTTGCGAAATCGCGGTCGAGTGCATCGTTCGTCCACAAAACCTGCAATCACGAGGGAGATGGGACACATGCCGACACGCCGACTGATGCCGGACGTCATCAAGAACCAGGAGCTGACCTGCCTGCCGCCCGGCGCCACCGTGCGCGATGCCGCCACCCTGATGGCGGAGAAGCGCATCGCCGCGGTGCTGGTCACCGAAGGGCGCACGCTGAAGGGCATCGTCACCGAACGCGACATGACCACACGGGTGGTGGCCGCCGGACTCGACCCCGACACCACGCCGCTGTCGTCCGTGATGACCGCAGATCCCGATACGCTGGTACCCTCGGCCACGGCGCTGTCCGCGCTCGACCTGATGGAACGGCGCCATTACCGCCACCTGCCCATCGCAGTGGACGGCGAAGTGGTGGGCATGGTGTCGATCCGCGACCTGTTCGCCGTCGTCCGCGCCCATCTGGAGGACGAGTTGCGCAGCCGCGAGGCCTACATGTTCGGCAGCGGCTATTCGGCGGAGGCCACGCCGGGCTGAGGAGCCGGGATGGGGACGAGGCTGACCTATAGGTAACGCTGCGTTGCGGCGGGGTCGGGTTGACCGGGCGCCCGGCCCCGCCGATAGTCGAGGATGAGCCATCCTAACTGCTGAACTGGAAAGCCCGATGTCCGCGCCCTCGCTGTCCGCCCCCGCCGCGCGCGAGCCGATCCACACCCGTCGCGTCACCTGCCAGGGCTTCCGGCGCGCCGACGGGCTGTGGGACATCGAAGGGCACCTGACGGACGTCAAGAGTTATGGGTTCCATACCGAGGAGCGCGGGCATCTGGAGCCGGGAACGCCGATCCACCAGATGTGGATGCGTCTGACCGTCGACGACAAGCTGACCGTCCAGGCGGTGGAGGCGGTCACCCAGGACAGCCCCTACAACGCCTGCGGCAGCATCACGCCGCAGTTCCAGAAGCTGGTCGGCCTGCGCATCGGTCCGGGCTGGACCCGTGCGGTCAAGGACCGGCTGGGCGGGCCGAAGGGCTGCACCCATCTGGTGGAACTGCTGGGCCCGCTGGCGACCACCGCCTTCCAGACCGTCTATCCGATCCTTGCCCGCGAGGCGGCCGAACGGGCGAAAGCGGCCGGCAAACCGCCCCACGACGACG is part of the Azospirillum lipoferum 4B genome and encodes:
- the aroB gene encoding 3-dehydroquinate synthase, producing the protein MTSVSAATPAALDTVRLELGARSYDILVGDGVLADAGERIAAVTRGRAPIVVTDANVAPLHLDTLNATMLAAGIAPQPAIVLPAGEKTKDFAHFQQLMDDILGRGIERSTVLLALGGGVIGDITGFAAASALRGIDFIQVPTTLLSQVDSSVGGKTGINSRHGKNLIGAFHQPRLVIADTATLDTLPRREVLAGYAEVVKYGLIRQPDFFAWLERNGRRVVDGDSDARRHAVTVSCRAKADIVGVDERESGDRALLNLGHTFGHALEAATGFGQTLLHGEGVAIGMVLAFDLSVRLGLCPAEDARRARAHLAEVGLPVRPADIPGVAWDVDGLVRSMAKDKKVQDGRITFILADRIGNAFTRRDVDAAAVRAVLEEAVTPA
- a CDS encoding SRPBCC family protein — protein: MKAMLGVSALGALMVAATAPAMALEVREQATIKAPIEQVWKQIAPFCAIADWHPAVEGCTLRKTGGMQERDLALKGGGAIQERLVSVSAGKHRLRYTLLNGPLPVKNYSSTIRLGAVDARTTRVTWSSSFEASGASDAEARKTIAGIYTSGFEGLRKRLDSAQ
- a CDS encoding CBS domain-containing protein, producing the protein MPTRRLMPDVIKNQELTCLPPGATVRDAATLMAEKRIAAVLVTEGRTLKGIVTERDMTTRVVAAGLDPDTTPLSSVMTADPDTLVPSATALSALDLMERRHYRHLPIAVDGEVVGMVSIRDLFAVVRAHLEDELRSREAYMFGSGYSAEATPG
- a CDS encoding DUF2889 domain-containing protein, which produces MSAPSLSAPAAREPIHTRRVTCQGFRRADGLWDIEGHLTDVKSYGFHTEERGHLEPGTPIHQMWMRLTVDDKLTVQAVEAVTQDSPYNACGSITPQFQKLVGLRIGPGWTRAVKDRLGGPKGCTHLVELLGPLATTAFQTVYPILAREAAERAKAAGKPPHDDGKRPALLNMCHIFDSNGEVVRRHWPAHYTGEQGEGSARGEAAD